The following proteins are co-located in the Dehalococcoides mccartyi 195 genome:
- a CDS encoding radical SAM protein, with translation MNIYQITYEPNYRVLGLHFWGCNLFCRGCYKNYRIDDLSLPGSSVEQLKDAPRAKNPARFLTLEEVLEKTEGLTPRDIFFMGKEASLDLELPLLAARLHARHKSFHTLLTNGRKLTDLSDIDEAVFGFKSASESVHREYTGLSNTGILANFKKVYQSGKKVQAEIAFIPDLVEEEEIGALAKTISEIDRRLLFRVTAYFAVPGAPWPSACREQVEDAASVARRYLDNVVTMASDSRDNGWKPEVIF, from the coding sequence ATGAATATTTACCAGATTACCTATGAGCCGAATTACCGGGTGCTGGGGCTTCACTTCTGGGGCTGCAACCTTTTTTGCCGCGGCTGTTATAAAAACTACCGGATTGACGACCTTAGTCTGCCGGGCAGTTCGGTAGAACAGCTTAAAGATGCTCCCAGAGCCAAAAATCCTGCCAGATTTTTAACCCTTGAGGAAGTGCTGGAAAAGACTGAAGGCCTGACCCCCAGAGATATATTCTTTATGGGCAAGGAAGCCTCGCTTGACCTCGAACTGCCTCTGCTGGCAGCCCGGCTTCATGCCCGGCACAAGAGCTTCCACACCCTGCTGACCAACGGGCGTAAACTTACCGACCTTTCAGATATAGACGAAGCGGTTTTCGGCTTTAAATCTGCCAGCGAATCTGTCCACCGGGAATATACCGGGCTGTCCAATACGGGCATACTGGCTAATTTCAAGAAGGTTTACCAGAGCGGTAAAAAGGTTCAGGCTGAAATAGCTTTCATTCCCGACCTGGTGGAAGAGGAAGAGATTGGGGCGCTGGCTAAGACTATCTCTGAAATAGACCGCCGGCTTCTTTTCCGGGTTACGGCCTATTTTGCTGTACCGGGAGCTCCGTGGCCTTCGGCCTGCCGGGAGCAGGTGGAAGATGCCGCTTCAGTTGCCCGCAGATACCTTGATAACGTGGTTACTATGGCCTCTGACAGCCGGGATAACGGCTGGAAGCCGGAAGTAATTTTTTAG